In a genomic window of Myxococcales bacterium:
- a CDS encoding NAD(P)/FAD-dependent oxidoreductase: MTVADPATTHFDELIIGAGMAGLTVASLLAADGRKVLVVEAHDTPGGYAHTFAMGAYRFCAQVHYIWNCGEGEPVHELLRRLGLAETVRFHRLDPEGFDHVVVAGDRYRIPNGLEKYRDRLLRRHPEAVTPLRRYFEIIMGLGRELDRLPPKIGWRELVTAPVRFPYLLRHQRWTLQRLYDHLAMPPRLQAVLAGQAGDYLLPPAEVSLVLHVALVRSYDRGAYYPEHHFQHLIGSIADSISARPGCHVELETPITRIEVAGGKVTGVIAADGRRFTADRYVSNVDPQRTVAMIGPHHLPTDYVRRLTYAYSSGTFTLYLGVRGLDLRDHGFGSWNVWHYPDDDLNAQYRRQLVDGNCDDPWLFMSTPTLHTDAPGLCPPGDQILEVATSAPYARWAELRARDRRRYNAEKKRIRDHLLALVEERYVPGLREHLVMRVMGTPATNARFCGAPEGNAYGAALTPRQVVQARVPTETPLANLWLANATAGFPSVAGTVKVGMDLHRRLAR, from the coding sequence ATGACCGTCGCCGATCCCGCCACGACCCACTTCGACGAGCTGATCATCGGCGCGGGCATGGCCGGGCTGACGGTCGCGAGCCTGCTGGCCGCCGACGGTCGCAAGGTGCTGGTGGTCGAGGCCCACGACACGCCCGGCGGCTACGCGCACACCTTCGCGATGGGCGCGTACCGGTTCTGCGCCCAGGTCCACTACATCTGGAACTGCGGCGAGGGCGAGCCGGTGCACGAGCTGCTGCGCCGGCTCGGCCTGGCCGAGACGGTCCGGTTCCACCGCCTCGACCCCGAGGGCTTCGACCACGTCGTCGTCGCCGGCGATCGCTACCGCATCCCCAACGGCCTCGAGAAGTACCGCGACCGCCTGCTGCGGCGGCACCCCGAGGCGGTCACGCCGCTGCGCCGCTACTTCGAGATCATCATGGGCCTCGGCCGCGAGCTCGATCGGCTGCCGCCCAAGATCGGCTGGCGCGAGCTGGTCACCGCGCCGGTGCGGTTCCCGTACCTGCTGCGGCACCAGCGGTGGACGCTGCAGCGCCTCTACGATCACCTGGCGATGCCGCCGCGGCTGCAGGCGGTGCTGGCCGGCCAGGCCGGCGACTACCTGTTGCCGCCGGCCGAGGTGTCGCTCGTGCTGCACGTCGCGCTGGTGCGCAGCTACGACCGCGGCGCGTACTACCCCGAGCATCACTTCCAGCACCTGATCGGCAGCATCGCCGACTCGATCAGCGCGCGGCCCGGCTGTCACGTCGAGCTCGAGACGCCGATCACCCGCATCGAGGTCGCGGGCGGCAAGGTCACCGGCGTGATCGCCGCCGACGGCCGCCGCTTCACCGCCGACCGCTACGTCTCCAACGTCGATCCGCAGCGGACCGTCGCGATGATCGGCCCCCACCACCTGCCGACCGACTACGTGCGCCGCCTGACCTACGCCTACTCGTCGGGCACGTTCACGCTGTACCTGGGCGTACGCGGCCTCGACCTGCGCGACCACGGTTTCGGCTCGTGGAACGTGTGGCACTACCCCGACGACGATCTCAACGCCCAGTACCGCCGGCAGCTGGTCGACGGCAACTGCGACGATCCGTGGCTGTTCATGTCGACGCCGACGCTCCACACCGACGCGCCCGGCCTGTGCCCGCCCGGCGACCAGATCCTCGAGGTGGCGACCAGCGCGCCCTATGCGCGCTGGGCCGAGCTGCGCGCGCGCGACCGCCGGCGCTACAACGCCGAGAAGAAGCGCATCCGCGATCACCTGCTGGCGCTGGTCGAGGAGCGCTACGTCCCCGGCCTGCGCGAGCACCTGGTCATGCGGGTCATGGGCACGCCCGCCACCAACGCCCGGTTCTGCGGCGCGCCCGAGGGCAACGCCTACGGCGCCGCGCTGACCCCGCGCCAGGTCGTGCAGGCTCGCGTGCCGACCGAGACCCCGCTGGCCAACCTGTGGCTCGCCAACGCCACCGCGGGCTTCCCCAGCGTCGCCGGGACCGTCAAGGTCGGGATGGATCTGCACCGCCGCCTGGCGCGGTGA